Proteins encoded in a region of the Nonomuraea helvata genome:
- a CDS encoding FAD-dependent monooxygenase, translating to MEQERVPVLVVGGGYAGLSTAMLLAWRDVPVMLVERHPSTSIQPKAFGVGPRAVELLRPVPGIEQELSEIWEGIGENMRIAIAKSLSDPEPHMIMDSESEETAFLADVTPVAQVGAPQAEIERLLRFKAEELGADLRFSTELVSLEQDEDGVTALIRDASGEHLVRADYVVAADGYRSPLRSLLNVPTSGKGELGQMCSIMFDADLTGLVREREVTLWYLQNDVFTGVIVTGTGVGAHVLGINYSEGESEADFTEERCLELVRIAVGRPDLDVRVLDRAFFAMAHVLADTYRVGRVFFAGDAAHTMPPTGGQGGSTALQDGCDLAWRLWLVVTGQAGPAFLDTYDAERRPVSTLTADAQLANLGARMPPAARVGYPEPLEDPFGAIIGLRYHSTAILDEPGDDGSILEDPRVPNGRPGSRAPHVILDWEGQRISTIDLFGSGFVLLADREGGQIWMDAGRVVKERLGIQLTRVVVDEELMDVEGRFRERYGVNGGGAVLVRPDGYVAWRSAGPAADPAATLEHVLRQVLSR from the coding sequence ATGGAACAAGAGCGAGTCCCCGTCCTGGTGGTGGGCGGCGGTTATGCGGGCCTGAGCACGGCGATGCTCCTGGCCTGGCGCGACGTACCGGTCATGCTGGTGGAGAGGCATCCGAGCACCTCGATCCAGCCGAAGGCGTTCGGCGTCGGCCCACGAGCCGTCGAGCTGCTGCGTCCCGTACCCGGCATAGAGCAGGAGCTCAGCGAGATCTGGGAGGGCATCGGCGAGAACATGCGCATAGCGATCGCCAAGAGCCTCTCCGACCCGGAACCCCACATGATCATGGACAGCGAGAGCGAGGAAACGGCTTTCCTGGCCGACGTCACGCCCGTGGCGCAGGTGGGGGCGCCGCAGGCCGAGATCGAGCGGCTGCTGCGGTTCAAGGCCGAGGAGCTGGGCGCCGACCTGCGGTTCTCGACCGAGCTGGTCTCTCTGGAGCAGGACGAGGACGGGGTGACGGCGCTCATCCGCGACGCGAGCGGGGAGCACCTCGTGCGGGCCGACTACGTGGTGGCCGCCGACGGCTACCGCAGCCCGCTACGGAGCCTCCTGAACGTGCCCACCTCAGGCAAGGGCGAGCTGGGCCAGATGTGCTCGATCATGTTCGACGCCGACCTGACCGGGCTGGTGCGCGAGCGCGAGGTCACGCTCTGGTACCTGCAGAACGACGTCTTCACCGGCGTGATCGTGACCGGCACCGGGGTGGGGGCGCACGTGCTGGGGATCAACTACTCCGAGGGGGAGAGCGAGGCGGACTTCACCGAGGAGCGCTGCCTGGAGCTGGTACGGATCGCGGTCGGCCGGCCCGATCTGGACGTCCGGGTGCTGGACAGGGCCTTCTTCGCCATGGCGCACGTGCTGGCCGACACCTACCGCGTGGGCCGGGTCTTCTTCGCCGGGGACGCGGCCCACACCATGCCGCCCACGGGCGGGCAGGGCGGCAGCACGGCGCTCCAGGACGGCTGCGACCTCGCCTGGCGTCTCTGGCTGGTCGTCACGGGCCAGGCCGGCCCCGCCTTCCTCGACACGTACGACGCCGAACGCCGCCCCGTCAGCACCCTGACGGCCGACGCCCAGCTCGCCAACCTCGGCGCACGCATGCCTCCCGCGGCCCGCGTCGGATACCCGGAGCCCCTGGAGGACCCCTTTGGCGCCATCATCGGCTTGCGCTACCACTCCACGGCCATCCTCGACGAACCCGGAGACGACGGCTCGATCCTGGAGGATCCCCGCGTACCGAACGGACGTCCTGGCAGCCGCGCTCCTCACGTGATCCTCGACTGGGAGGGGCAGCGCATCTCGACCATCGACCTGTTCGGCTCCGGTTTCGTGCTGCTGGCCGACCGGGAGGGGGGCCAGATCTGGATGGACGCGGGGCGGGTGGTCAAGGAACGGCTCGGGATACAGCTCACGCGGGTGGTGGTGGATGAGGAGCTGATGGACGTGGAAGGGCGGTTCCGGGAGCGGTACGGCGTCAACGGGGGCGGCGCCGTACTGGTCCGGCCTGACGGCTACGTGGCCTGGCGCTCCGCCGGCCCCGCCGCGGACCCGGCAGCGACCCTGGAACACGTCCTGAGGCAGGTCCTCAGCCGCTGA
- the treZ gene encoding malto-oligosyltrehalose trehalohydrolase produces the protein MIFEVWAPKATSVELSLGDDRHALSRGEGGWWSVAVAGASHGTRYAYLVDGDGPYPDPRSRRQPEGIFGPSAVYDHARFTWSDHEWKGRDLRGAVIYELHVGTFTSEGTFSAAVEKLPHLVELCVDFVEVMPVAPVPGGRNWGYDGVDLYAVNETYGGPDGLKSFVDACHRAGIGVILDVVYNHLGPSGNFLHPFGPYFAGFKGSYWGDAVNLDGPDSDEVRRYFVGNAVQWLRDYHIDGLRLDAVHALHDSRARHLLAELSEEVDALACSVGRPLSLIAESDLNDPRMVRSLDADGLGMTAQWDDDVHHALHCAVSGESHGYYADFAPLSALAKVLTSGVLHDGAYSSFRGRAHGRSFAGVPGHRLVACVQNHDQIGNRPKGDRLPVPALKLGAGLLLTSPFTPMLFMGEEWGARTPFLFFSDHVEPALRESEGARRSREFDGFGYVWDAPDPSDEETFLRSKLDWSEAKEEAHWSVLCWYRDLIALRKALPELSDPRLDRVRVEVDPLEKWLLMWRGRLAVAVNFAQDSVTVPVAVSPEMVLLVSDEPVVADGKKLRLPAQSMAVCRT, from the coding sequence ATGATCTTTGAGGTCTGGGCACCGAAGGCCACGTCCGTCGAGCTGTCCCTCGGGGACGACCGTCACGCGCTGTCGCGCGGGGAGGGGGGCTGGTGGTCGGTCGCGGTGGCGGGGGCCTCGCACGGCACGCGGTACGCGTACCTGGTGGACGGCGACGGGCCGTACCCGGATCCCCGGTCGCGGCGGCAGCCGGAGGGGATCTTCGGACCCAGTGCCGTGTACGACCACGCCCGCTTCACCTGGTCCGACCACGAGTGGAAGGGCCGCGACCTGCGGGGAGCCGTGATCTACGAGCTGCACGTGGGGACGTTCACGTCGGAGGGGACGTTCTCGGCGGCCGTCGAGAAGCTGCCGCACCTCGTGGAGCTCTGCGTCGACTTCGTGGAGGTCATGCCGGTCGCGCCCGTGCCCGGGGGGCGTAACTGGGGGTATGACGGGGTGGACCTGTACGCGGTGAACGAGACGTACGGGGGACCTGACGGGCTCAAGTCGTTCGTGGACGCGTGCCATCGGGCCGGGATCGGGGTCATCCTGGACGTGGTCTACAACCATCTGGGGCCCTCGGGGAACTTCCTGCATCCGTTCGGCCCCTACTTCGCCGGGTTCAAGGGCAGCTATTGGGGCGATGCCGTCAATCTGGACGGGCCGGACTCCGACGAGGTGCGGCGGTACTTCGTCGGCAACGCCGTGCAGTGGCTGCGCGACTATCACATCGACGGGCTGCGGCTGGACGCCGTGCACGCGCTGCACGACAGCCGCGCCAGGCACCTGCTGGCGGAGCTGTCGGAGGAGGTGGACGCGCTGGCCTGCTCGGTCGGCCGCCCCCTGTCACTGATCGCCGAGTCCGACCTGAACGACCCGCGCATGGTGCGCTCGCTGGACGCCGACGGCCTGGGCATGACCGCTCAGTGGGACGACGACGTACACCATGCCCTGCACTGCGCGGTGAGCGGCGAGTCGCACGGCTACTACGCGGACTTCGCCCCGCTGTCGGCGCTGGCCAAGGTGCTGACCTCGGGGGTGCTGCACGACGGGGCCTATTCGAGCTTCCGCGGCCGCGCCCACGGCCGCTCCTTCGCGGGCGTGCCCGGGCACCGGCTGGTGGCCTGCGTCCAGAACCACGACCAGATCGGCAACCGCCCCAAGGGCGACCGGCTGCCCGTCCCGGCGCTCAAGCTGGGGGCCGGGCTGCTGCTGACCTCGCCGTTCACGCCGATGCTCTTCATGGGGGAGGAGTGGGGGGCGCGCACGCCGTTCCTGTTCTTCTCCGACCATGTGGAGCCCGCGCTCCGCGAGAGCGAGGGCGCGCGGCGATCGCGCGAGTTCGACGGGTTCGGGTACGTGTGGGACGCGCCCGACCCCTCGGACGAGGAGACGTTCCTGCGCTCGAAACTCGACTGGAGCGAGGCCAAGGAGGAGGCGCACTGGTCGGTGCTGTGCTGGTACCGCGACCTGATCGCACTGCGCAAGGCGCTGCCCGAACTGTCGGATCCGCGGCTGGACCGGGTCCGGGTGGAGGTGGATCCGCTGGAGAAGTGGCTGCTGATGTGGCGGGGCCGGCTGGCCGTGGCCGTGAACTTCGCGCAGGACTCGGTCACGGTGCCGGTGGCGGTGTCGCCGGAGATGGTGCTGCTGGTCTCGGACGAGCCGGTGGTGGCGGACGGGAAGAAGCTGCGCCTCCCTGCGCAGTCCATGGCCGTCTGCCGAACCTGA
- the mscL gene encoding large conductance mechanosensitive channel protein MscL — MGGFKKFLLRGNIVELAVAVIVGATFSGLVQALVSDLITPLIGAITGGRQPNFSEFSFTINGSQFKYGDFLNHLLSFLVVSAVIYWLVVAPMTRLISLFDHDKKVTTKQCPECLTDIPTEARRCAACTVELVPDSEKPR; from the coding sequence ATGGGCGGCTTCAAAAAGTTCTTACTCCGCGGCAACATCGTCGAGCTCGCGGTGGCCGTGATCGTCGGCGCCACGTTCAGCGGTCTGGTGCAGGCACTCGTCAGCGATCTGATCACGCCTCTGATCGGGGCCATCACCGGCGGCAGGCAGCCGAACTTCTCCGAGTTCTCCTTCACGATCAACGGCAGCCAGTTCAAGTACGGCGACTTCCTCAACCACCTGTTGAGCTTCCTGGTCGTCTCCGCGGTCATCTACTGGCTGGTCGTGGCCCCGATGACCCGGCTGATCAGCCTGTTCGACCATGACAAGAAGGTCACGACCAAGCAGTGCCCCGAATGTCTCACCGACATCCCGACGGAGGCCCGCCGGTGCGCCGCCTGCACGGTCGAGCTGGTGCCGGATTCGGAGAAGCCCAGGTAG
- the glgX gene encoding glycogen debranching protein GlgX codes for MIEIWPGDPYPLGATYDGAGTNFSLYTEVADAVELCLFDEDNVESRVPLTEVDGFIWHGYLPGIGPGQRYGYRVHGPYDPAHGLRCNANKLLLDPYAMAIEGDVSWNEAVYGYRFGQPDTRNDMDSAPYVPRSVVINPFFGWGHDRPPATPYHDTVIYEAHVRGLTISHPKIPKHLRGTYAALGHPEILDHLTKLGVTALELMPVHQFVTDHILEQRGLSNYWGYNSIGFFAPHNRYSSQGQRGRQVLEFKAMVRALHEAGIEVILDVVYNHTAEGNHLGPTLGLRGIDNLNYYRLVENDERYYMDTTGTGNSLLMRSPHVLQMIMDSLRYWVIEMHVDGFRFDLASTLARELHEVDRLSSFFDLVQQDPVLSQVKLIAEPWDVGPGGYQVGNFPSRWTEWNGRYRDTIRDLWRGQAATLPEFGSRFTGSSDLYQDDSRRPAASINFVTCHDGFTLQDLVSYNVKHNEANKEGNRDGTDDNRSWNCGEEGPADDAVESLREQQKRNFLTTLFLSQGVPMLSHGDELGRTQKGNNNGYCQDNELTWVDWSDVRENWLLLEFTQSLAELRKRHPVFRRRRFFYGKPVRGLNDIAWLTPSGEEMTDSDWTVGYAKSLAVFLNGDAITEPDRRGRPIRDDSFLVLFNAHHDTIKFTIPKDYGEMWLTEIDTAMPIKLDARTCRGGDAIEVPGRSVQVLRRV; via the coding sequence ATGATCGAGATCTGGCCGGGTGACCCCTATCCCCTCGGGGCGACCTACGACGGCGCGGGCACGAACTTCTCGCTCTACACCGAGGTCGCGGACGCGGTGGAGCTGTGCCTGTTCGACGAGGACAACGTCGAGTCGAGGGTGCCGCTGACCGAGGTCGACGGGTTCATCTGGCACGGCTACCTGCCGGGGATCGGGCCGGGACAGCGCTACGGCTACCGGGTCCACGGGCCCTACGACCCGGCCCACGGCCTGCGGTGCAACGCGAACAAGCTGCTGCTCGACCCGTACGCCATGGCCATCGAGGGCGACGTGAGCTGGAACGAGGCGGTCTACGGCTACCGGTTCGGCCAGCCCGACACGCGCAACGACATGGACTCGGCCCCGTACGTGCCGCGCTCCGTCGTGATCAACCCGTTCTTCGGCTGGGGGCACGACCGGCCGCCCGCGACGCCGTACCACGACACCGTGATCTACGAGGCCCACGTGCGGGGCCTGACGATCAGCCACCCCAAGATCCCCAAACACCTGCGCGGCACGTACGCGGCGCTCGGCCACCCCGAGATCCTCGACCACCTCACCAAGCTCGGCGTGACGGCGCTGGAGCTCATGCCGGTGCACCAGTTCGTCACCGACCACATCCTGGAGCAGCGCGGGCTGTCCAACTACTGGGGCTACAACTCGATCGGGTTCTTCGCGCCGCACAACCGCTACTCCAGCCAGGGGCAGCGCGGCAGGCAGGTGCTGGAGTTCAAGGCCATGGTCAGGGCGCTGCACGAGGCCGGCATCGAGGTCATCCTCGACGTCGTCTACAACCACACCGCCGAGGGCAACCACCTCGGGCCGACGCTGGGGCTCAGGGGGATCGACAACCTCAACTACTACCGGCTGGTCGAGAACGACGAGCGCTACTACATGGACACCACGGGCACGGGCAACAGCCTGCTCATGCGCTCGCCGCACGTGCTGCAGATGATCATGGACTCCCTGCGTTACTGGGTCATCGAGATGCACGTCGACGGGTTCCGCTTCGACCTGGCCTCGACGCTGGCCAGGGAGCTGCACGAGGTCGACCGGCTGAGCTCGTTCTTCGACCTGGTGCAGCAGGACCCGGTCCTGTCGCAGGTCAAGCTGATCGCCGAGCCGTGGGACGTCGGGCCGGGCGGCTACCAGGTCGGGAACTTCCCGTCCCGGTGGACCGAGTGGAACGGGCGCTACCGCGACACGATCCGCGACCTGTGGCGCGGGCAGGCGGCCACGTTGCCGGAGTTCGGCTCCAGGTTCACCGGGTCGAGCGACCTCTACCAGGACGACAGCCGCCGCCCCGCCGCCTCGATCAACTTCGTCACCTGCCACGACGGCTTCACCCTGCAGGACCTCGTCTCGTACAACGTCAAGCACAACGAGGCCAACAAGGAGGGCAACCGCGACGGCACCGACGACAACCGGTCCTGGAACTGCGGCGAGGAGGGCCCGGCGGACGACGCCGTGGAGTCGCTGCGCGAGCAGCAGAAACGCAACTTCCTGACCACGCTCTTCCTGTCGCAGGGCGTGCCGATGCTCTCCCACGGCGACGAGCTGGGCCGCACGCAGAAGGGCAACAACAACGGCTACTGCCAGGACAACGAGCTGACCTGGGTCGACTGGTCGGACGTGCGGGAGAACTGGCTGCTGCTGGAGTTCACCCAGAGCCTGGCCGAGCTGCGCAAGAGACATCCGGTCTTCCGCCGCAGGCGCTTCTTCTACGGCAAGCCGGTACGCGGCCTGAACGACATCGCCTGGCTCACCCCGTCGGGGGAGGAGATGACCGACAGCGACTGGACGGTCGGGTACGCCAAGTCCCTGGCCGTCTTCCTCAACGGCGACGCCATCACCGAGCCGGACCGTCGCGGCCGCCCGATCAGGGATGACTCGTTCCTGGTGCTGTTCAACGCCCACCACGACACCATCAAGTTCACGATCCCCAAGGACTACGGCGAGATGTGGCTGACCGAGATCGACACCGCAATGCCGATCAAGCTGGACGCGCGCACCTGCCGCGGCGGCGACGCCATCGAGGTGCCCGGACGGAGCGTGCAGGTGCTGCGTCGTGTCTAG
- the treY gene encoding malto-oligosyltrehalose synthase has product MSRPSSTYRVQLTPDFGFAQVAEIAGYLRDLGVSHVYLSPILQSTPESRHGYDVIDHSRIRAEFGGATGFREMAQQLAAHDLGIVVDIVPNHMNTVNAQFWSVLKDGPASPYANWFDIDWSEGKVALPVLWDDTDPYVDGDVLRYHDHAYPYPGHYRLADWREGPGYRRFFDVSSLIGLRVEDPSVLFATHEVIFWLLDEGLVDGLRVDHPDGLADPRGYLERLRARAGETWTVVEKILIGPERLPGDWACDGTTGYDVLNRVNGLFVDPAGKSPLVQLFTDMTGQPPEYRPVMAQAKREVIDLFFGAEVGRLADAACKDPAAVRELLAAMPVYRAYVVPGEPPPPESVEIVELAAEACSPAVLPLAREVLYGSAEAIVRFQQACGPVMAKGVEDTALYRWYPLACLNEVGGEPDVFGVPVEEFHDFCAELRPYTMTTLSTHDTKRSEDVRARLSVLSELPEEWAAAVSSWSSSVRFDPALDYLAWQNLMAAWPISAERFTDYLLKAAREAKTTISWINPDPSYERGLREFAEAAVRLPVGEFTSRIEPFAMSNSLGAKLVQLMMPGVPDVYQGNETTDFSLVDPDNRRPVTYPRKPESSWDAAKLLVTTQALRLRRRLRGAAPYRPLWAEGPAAEHVIAFARGDRPQAVAVATRLPVRLARSGWGSTSLTLPAGTWRDLLTGGLHTGRIPLAHLLSQYPVSLLERHDL; this is encoded by the coding sequence GTGTCTAGGCCCTCCTCCACCTACCGGGTGCAGCTGACCCCCGACTTCGGCTTCGCGCAGGTGGCCGAGATCGCCGGCTACCTGCGCGACCTCGGCGTCAGCCACGTCTATCTGTCGCCGATCCTGCAGTCCACGCCCGAGTCGCGGCACGGCTACGACGTCATCGACCACTCCAGGATCAGGGCGGAGTTCGGCGGGGCGACGGGGTTCAGGGAGATGGCGCAGCAGCTCGCCGCCCATGACCTGGGCATCGTGGTGGACATCGTGCCCAACCACATGAACACGGTCAACGCGCAGTTCTGGTCGGTTCTCAAGGACGGTCCCGCCTCGCCGTACGCGAACTGGTTCGACATCGACTGGTCCGAGGGGAAGGTCGCCCTGCCCGTGCTCTGGGACGACACGGACCCGTACGTGGACGGCGACGTGCTGCGTTACCACGACCACGCCTACCCCTACCCCGGCCACTACCGGCTGGCCGACTGGCGCGAGGGCCCCGGCTACCGGCGCTTCTTCGACGTGTCGTCGTTAATAGGGCTACGGGTCGAGGATCCGTCCGTGCTGTTCGCCACGCACGAGGTGATCTTCTGGCTGCTCGACGAGGGGCTGGTGGACGGGCTGCGCGTCGATCACCCCGACGGGCTGGCCGACCCGCGGGGCTATCTCGAACGGCTGCGCGCCAGGGCGGGCGAGACGTGGACCGTGGTGGAGAAGATCCTCATCGGGCCCGAGCGGCTGCCGGGCGACTGGGCCTGCGACGGCACCACTGGCTACGACGTGCTCAACCGCGTCAACGGCCTCTTCGTGGATCCCGCCGGGAAATCTCCCCTTGTGCAGCTTTTTACGGACATGACGGGGCAGCCGCCCGAGTACCGGCCCGTCATGGCGCAGGCCAAGCGGGAGGTCATCGACCTGTTCTTCGGCGCGGAGGTCGGCCGCCTCGCCGACGCCGCCTGCAAGGACCCGGCCGCCGTGCGCGAGCTGCTCGCCGCGATGCCGGTCTACCGCGCGTACGTGGTGCCGGGCGAGCCGCCGCCGCCCGAGTCCGTCGAGATCGTCGAGCTGGCCGCCGAGGCGTGCTCGCCCGCCGTGCTGCCGCTCGCCCGCGAGGTCCTGTACGGCTCCGCCGAGGCGATCGTCCGCTTCCAGCAGGCGTGCGGCCCGGTCATGGCCAAGGGCGTGGAGGACACGGCGCTCTACCGGTGGTATCCGCTGGCGTGCCTCAACGAGGTGGGTGGGGAGCCGGACGTGTTCGGGGTGCCGGTGGAGGAGTTCCACGACTTCTGCGCGGAGCTGCGGCCGTACACGATGACCACGCTGTCCACGCATGACACGAAGCGGTCGGAGGACGTGCGCGCCCGGCTGTCTGTGCTGTCGGAGCTGCCCGAGGAGTGGGCCGCCGCGGTGTCGTCGTGGTCGTCCTCGGTGCGCTTCGATCCCGCGCTGGACTACCTGGCATGGCAGAACCTCATGGCGGCCTGGCCGATCTCGGCCGAGCGGTTCACGGACTACCTGCTCAAGGCGGCGCGGGAGGCCAAGACCACCATTTCCTGGATAAATCCGGATCCGTCCTATGAGCGAGGCTTGCGGGAGTTCGCGGAGGCGGCCGTACGGCTGCCGGTGGGCGAGTTCACCTCGCGCATCGAGCCCTTCGCGATGTCGAACTCGCTCGGAGCCAAGCTCGTGCAGCTCATGATGCCCGGAGTGCCCGATGTGTACCAGGGCAACGAGACCACCGACTTCTCGCTGGTCGATCCGGACAACCGGCGGCCCGTGACGTACCCCCGCAAACCGGAGAGCTCGTGGGACGCGGCCAAGCTGCTGGTGACGACGCAGGCGCTGCGCCTGCGCCGCCGCCTCAGGGGCGCGGCGCCGTACCGGCCGCTGTGGGCGGAGGGGCCCGCCGCGGAGCACGTGATCGCCTTCGCCAGGGGCGACCGGCCGCAGGCCGTCGCCGTCGCCACCCGGCTGCCGGTGCGGCTCGCCCGGTCGGGATGGGGCTCCACGTCCCTGACGCTCCCCGCCGGGACGTGGCGGGACCTGCTCACCGGCGGCCTGCACACGGGGCGCATCCCACTCGCTCACCTGCTCAGTCAGTATCCCGTCTCACTTCTGGAGAGACATGATCTTTGA
- the pip gene encoding prolyl aminopeptidase, translating to MRTLYPPIEPYESGLLDVGDGNQIYWEVCGNPDGKPAVMLHGGPGGGCTANHRRQWNPELYRIVLFDQRNCGRSLPHASDPATDLAANTTWHLVADMEKLREHLGIDRWQVFGGSWGSALALAYAQTHPDRTTELVLRGIFMLRPHELRWFYQEGASYLFPDLWESYVAPIPPEERGDLMAAFRRRLEGKDAAARLAAAKAWTQWEGGTISLLPDPDRVEEYGEDSHAVCFARIENHYFHHNGWFEPDQLIRDVHKIRHIPAVIVQGRYDACTPMTTAWDLHKAWPEADFKVVHDAGHAFTEPGITERLVEATDGWGGSAA from the coding sequence ATGAGAACGCTGTACCCGCCCATCGAACCGTACGAGTCGGGCCTGCTGGATGTGGGCGACGGCAACCAGATCTACTGGGAGGTCTGCGGCAACCCGGACGGCAAGCCCGCCGTGATGCTGCACGGCGGCCCCGGCGGCGGGTGCACGGCCAACCACCGCCGCCAGTGGAATCCCGAGCTCTACCGGATCGTCCTGTTCGACCAGCGAAACTGCGGCCGCAGCCTGCCGCACGCCAGCGACCCGGCCACCGACCTCGCCGCCAACACCACCTGGCACCTCGTGGCCGACATGGAGAAGCTCCGCGAGCACCTGGGCATCGACAGGTGGCAGGTGTTCGGCGGCTCGTGGGGCAGCGCGCTGGCGCTCGCGTACGCGCAGACGCACCCCGACCGCACGACCGAGCTGGTGCTGCGGGGGATCTTCATGCTGCGGCCCCACGAGCTGCGCTGGTTCTACCAGGAGGGCGCCTCCTACCTGTTCCCCGACCTGTGGGAGTCCTATGTGGCGCCCATCCCGCCCGAGGAGCGCGGCGATCTCATGGCCGCCTTCCGCAGGCGGCTCGAGGGGAAGGACGCCGCCGCCAGGCTGGCCGCGGCCAAGGCGTGGACGCAGTGGGAGGGAGGCACGATCTCGCTGCTGCCCGACCCGGACCGGGTCGAGGAGTACGGCGAGGACAGCCACGCCGTCTGCTTCGCCCGCATCGAGAACCACTACTTCCATCACAACGGCTGGTTCGAGCCCGACCAGCTCATCAGGGACGTCCACAAGATCCGGCACATCCCCGCCGTGATCGTCCAGGGCCGTTACGACGCCTGCACGCCGATGACCACCGCCTGGGACCTGCACAAGGCATGGCCGGAGGCCGACTTCAAGGTCGTCCACGACGCCGGCCACGCCTTCACCGAACCGGGCATCACTGAACGGCTCGTTGAGGCGACAGACGGCTGGGGTGGATCCGCAGCGTAG
- a CDS encoding threonine/serine dehydratase codes for MNLVTIDDIRAAAHRIKGVAVRTPLVRMGEAWVKPESLQPVGAFKLRGAYNAVASLRPDGVVTHSSGNHGQALAYAAREFGVPCVVVVPEGAPKVKLAAIEGWGAETVIVPPEEREIVAEKLARERGLTLVPPYDHPLVIAGQGTVGLEIVEDSPDVEVVLVPVGGGGLASGVSTAVKALRPGTKVIGVEPELAADAAESLAAGHPVEWGPARTFRTMADGLRTGLSELTFAHLSRRLDGIVTVSEDEIRAAMGHLARSARLVAEPSGAVTTAALLSGRVPGTAGRAGRTVAVLSGGNVDPDLFRQVI; via the coding sequence ATGAACCTCGTGACCATTGACGACATCCGCGCCGCGGCCCATCGGATCAAGGGAGTGGCGGTGCGGACGCCGCTCGTGCGGATGGGCGAGGCGTGGGTGAAACCGGAGAGTCTGCAGCCCGTCGGGGCGTTCAAGCTCCGGGGAGCGTACAACGCCGTGGCCTCGTTGCGGCCCGACGGTGTCGTCACCCACTCGTCCGGCAACCACGGGCAGGCCCTGGCGTACGCGGCCAGGGAGTTCGGGGTGCCGTGCGTGGTGGTCGTGCCCGAGGGCGCGCCCAAGGTGAAGCTGGCCGCGATCGAGGGCTGGGGCGCCGAGACCGTCATCGTGCCGCCGGAGGAGCGTGAGATCGTCGCCGAGAAGCTGGCGCGGGAGCGGGGGCTGACGCTGGTGCCGCCCTACGACCACCCGCTGGTGATCGCGGGTCAGGGGACCGTCGGGCTGGAGATCGTCGAGGACTCGCCCGACGTCGAGGTGGTGCTCGTGCCGGTGGGCGGCGGTGGGCTGGCGTCCGGGGTCAGCACGGCCGTCAAGGCGCTGCGCCCCGGGACCAAGGTGATCGGCGTCGAGCCAGAGCTGGCCGCCGACGCGGCGGAGAGCCTGGCCGCCGGGCACCCGGTGGAGTGGGGGCCGGCCAGGACCTTCAGGACGATGGCCGACGGGCTGCGCACGGGGCTGTCCGAGCTGACCTTCGCGCACCTCAGCCGGCGGCTCGACGGGATAGTCACCGTGTCGGAGGACGAGATCAGGGCCGCCATGGGCCACCTGGCGCGGTCGGCGCGGCTCGTGGCCGAGCCCAGCGGGGCGGTCACCACGGCGGCGCTCCTGTCCGGCCGGGTCCCGGGTACGGCGGGCAGGGCCGGGCGCACGGTGGCCGTGCTGTCCGGGGGGAACGTCGATCCCGACCTGTTCCGGCAGGTGATCTAG
- a CDS encoding phosphatase PAP2 family protein has protein sequence MYRDIVDFAMTTPGWLHTLAEVGTDAGLFLFVALFAVAALRAWRGPARDLALVIAGPAGVVFAYVVSEVVKTIIREDRPCRGGITTIAACPPPDDWSFPSNHSVIAAGAAATLVLAWRALAWVVLPLAALMAFTRVFVGVHYPHDVAAGFLVGVTLAPLFALLVVGAVTPAVRLARVHLAELRSAR, from the coding sequence GTGTACCGCGACATCGTCGACTTCGCCATGACCACGCCCGGGTGGCTGCACACGCTCGCCGAAGTCGGGACTGATGCCGGGTTATTCCTGTTCGTGGCGCTGTTCGCGGTCGCCGCACTCCGGGCGTGGCGCGGCCCGGCCCGTGACCTGGCGCTGGTGATCGCGGGACCGGCCGGGGTTGTGTTCGCGTACGTCGTGAGCGAGGTCGTCAAGACGATCATCAGGGAGGACCGGCCGTGCCGGGGCGGGATCACGACGATCGCCGCCTGCCCGCCCCCCGACGACTGGTCCTTCCCCAGCAACCACTCGGTGATCGCGGCCGGCGCCGCGGCCACGCTCGTGCTCGCCTGGCGCGCCCTGGCCTGGGTGGTGCTGCCGCTGGCGGCGCTCATGGCGTTCACGCGGGTCTTCGTGGGCGTGCACTACCCGCACGACGTGGCCGCGGGCTTCCTCGTCGGGGTGACGCTGGCGCCGCTGTTCGCGCTGCTGGTGGTGGGGGCCGTCACTCCTGCCGTACGGCTCGCCCGTGTTCATCTGGCCGAGCTACGCTCGGCGCGCTGA